Below is a window of Mycoplasmopsis anatis DNA.
ATAAATCCAAAAATAATTAAACTTATTCAATCACTCAATAAGTTAGCAAAGTTATAAACATTTGACATTCCTGTTCCATAATTATCAAAAAATTCATCTGCAGTTTTAGGATATAAAAGTGAACCAACAAAGAATGAAATAATTACAATCGGAACAATCATTGTTAAGGAATAAATTATTCCTATAATTGGTTTTTTAGGATCTATTTTATTAATTAGTTTGTGTCAATATGGAATTTGCTTTTCTTTGATTAATTCTTCAACAAAGCGTGGAATTAAAATGCAAAATCCATTTACAATCCCTAACACTCCCACACCAATAAAAATGTTAATTAAACCAAAGATTCATGATAGATTTTTTTCACTTAAAAATACTAAATATTCTTTAAAATCTCCACGTCCATTCAAACTCATCGCTATTGCCATAATTAAGTGAATTATAGTTACGATAGTTAAACCAAAGAATAAAATTTTAGGTGTAGATTCAGGCTTTCTTAAATCCTTTTCAATTCCAGTAGAAACATAAAAACCATCATAAGCAAAGAATATTCCGGCTCAAGAAAGACAAACTCCTAAACCAGGAATAAATGTGTATGAATGTAAAGTGTTTTTTATATCAAATGAGTATTTAGGTAGTATTTCAATGTTAATTTGATCCTTTTTTTCAAAGAAGAAAACTACTGCAACAACTATTGACATTAATACAGCAATTAATTTTAATATCAAGGTAATTGTGTTTTGGATATTTGCTATTTTAATATTTAGACCAGCACTAAAACTTAAGTACAATATCACAATTAGAATTAATATCATTCAAATTAATCAATCAAATTTAGTATTAAAACTTGCCGAAATATTAAAGGCAATTAATCCATCTTGAATTGACATAAGTGCAAAAAGTGGCATGAAAAAATAAGTCAGTGTTAAATTGATATAAAATGCAAAGTTTTTGCTCATTTGATATGTCATTCAACTATTGAATGACTTAGATCAACCAACAAAACTTAAATCACCTTTAGATTTTGCTGAAATTCCAACCAGCGAAAAGCTCATCATTATAATTATTATTGATGCTATGGCTCATGAAATTCCACTCATTATTACGCTTGAGTTATTAAAATCTAATACAGATTTAGACTTAAAAAATATTCCAGCTCCAATACTTGAACCGATTACAAGAAGCATCCCAAAAATAAAGTTTAACTTTTTAGGCTCTTTTTTTGTTTTGTTCATTTTACATTTGCTCAGGAGCTGATACACCAAGTAATTCTAAAGTGTTATGTAAAACTTCTTTAACTGCTTTAACTACAATCATTAATGAAGCTTCACTTTCAGATCCTAAAATTTTTGTGTTTGAGTAAAAACTGTTAAAAGCATTTGCTAAATTCATCACATAGCTACTTAAAAGTTGAACTTTTTTGGTTTGAGCTACACTTCTTAAAACATCAGGTAATATGTCAAGTTGAATAATCAATTTTTTTGTTTTTTCATCAAAATCATCATTAATTGCTTCAGGACTATTTGGAACATATTTTTTAATTAATGAACATGCTCTAGAGTGTGCATATTGAACTCCAAAAACAGGGTTATTGATGTCTTTTTGGTTTGCTTTATCAATGTCAAAGTCAAATTTAGTATTAGCATCTCTAGTAAGCATTGTGAATCTAATTGCATCAGTACTACTTGCTTCAAGTAAATCAGCTAAAGTTACACTAGTTCCAGCACGTTTAGACATTTTAAATTCATTCCCATCTTTAATTAATCTAACTAGTTGCACAACTAAAATGTCCATATCTTCTTTGTTATATCCTAAGCACTCAAGAGCTATTTCCATTCTATTAATGTATCCACTATGATCAGCACCTCATACATTTATTAGTTTATTTGCTCTGCTTAATTTGTCATTGTGATATGCAATATCAGGTGTAAAGTAGGTATAACTTCCATCGGATTTAACTAAAACACGGTCCTTATCATCACCAAATTCACTTGTTTTAAGGAACGTTGCACCATCCTTCTCATAAATGTGATTTTTAAGTTTGTCAAAAATTGGTGTAATTTTGTTTTT
It encodes the following:
- a CDS encoding amino acid permease, with protein sequence MNKTKKEPKKLNFIFGMLLVIGSSIGAGIFFKSKSVLDFNNSSVIMSGISWAIASIIIIMMSFSLVGISAKSKGDLSFVGWSKSFNSWMTYQMSKNFAFYINLTLTYFFMPLFALMSIQDGLIAFNISASFNTKFDWLIWMILILIVILYLSFSAGLNIKIANIQNTITLILKLIAVLMSIVVAVVFFFEKKDQINIEILPKYSFDIKNTLHSYTFIPGLGVCLSWAGIFFAYDGFYVSTGIEKDLRKPESTPKILFFGLTIVTIIHLIMAIAMSLNGRGDFKEYLVFLSEKNLSWIFGLINIFIGVGVLGIVNGFCILIPRFVEELIKEKQIPYWHKLINKIDPKKPIIGIIYSLTMIVPIVIISFFVGSLLYPKTADEFFDNYGTGMSNVYNFANLLSDWISLIIFGFIAASCFGYARSLSKNKKWLKIMNYFIVFVIYFAIAANILSIFIDLSLYIYHYNNLSSIITNKELLNSKINGYIISISTLIIMILIMVVPAIFNKKKQRN
- the argS gene encoding arginine--tRNA ligase encodes the protein MTNINSKIKEILINIIADFQKEEIISQELNLAELNFILAEPNIQKDDQTKYNYATNIAMVVKRFSTKNPMELAELIQQKLILNELIECVDLAKPGFINIVLSNKAFLSILNNVLDSKINYGSNLFENTDKYIVEFVSANPTGFLHVGHARGAIIGDTLVRILRHVGFDVIAEYYVNDAGNQINVLIESTKVRYFNLFDIDLQMPEDCYRGLDIVWLASEIKKEYGDEFLLDFELKIKKFREICISKLMDKIREHLRELNVSFDVFTSEFDDIYNKNKITPIFDKLKNHIYEKDGATFLKTSEFGDDKDRVLVKSDGSYTYFTPDIAYHNDKLSRANKLINVWGADHSGYINRMEIALECLGYNKEDMDILVVQLVRLIKDGNEFKMSKRAGTSVTLADLLEASSTDAIRFTMLTRDANTKFDFDIDKANQKDINNPVFGVQYAHSRACSLIKKYVPNSPEAINDDFDEKTKKLIIQLDILPDVLRSVAQTKKVQLLSSYVMNLANAFNSFYSNTKILGSESEASLMIVVKAVKEVLHNTLELLGVSAPEQM